CAGCGACCACTCGCTCGACCTTCGTGTAATCCTCGAATGCTTCCTCGTCTCGCTCGCGGTCAAGGAAAAATTGCTCCTTCGTTTCAGGAGGGATATCATCGCCGACGCGGATGTCCACCTCGTACTCGATTACCTTTCTAAAGTAATTCTCAACTTTACGGTAACCTCGATAATCTCGAATGTCTTGAAACGTCTCCCAAGTGTCATGCAAGTGCGACTTGCCTTGCCACTTGATGAAGTATTCGAAGTCGTTCTTAGTCAACCCGTAGGAAATTTCGAGTCCGTCTTTGAGCCTATGCCGGACAACTTTTTCTATGTATGGTGAATCGTCGATATAGTCAACGGTGTACGCCATGGGGGCGagctcgtcgtcatcatcctcgtcgacgTCGCTCTCTTCGTATGCTCCTTGTTGTACCTGTGCAGCGCGACGACTCGACCAGCGCTTTTCAGCAAGTGCGAGATCTGGCTGTGCTTCGCGTTGCATacgagccttcttctgcaggCTCTTTGCGCGAGCACCGCCATATGTGTCGGAATCGGAATCGGAATCGGCTGTGGAGGCACGTAACGTTGGAGTTCCAATCTTGGATGCTGAGATGACCGCGTTAGACCATGATGGCGGCGAGGGTAGGCATTGCACGTAAAAAACGGGCAACTTACAAGGACGGGAGGATTCAACACGTCGCCGCTTGACTGTCCGACGGTTGACAGGGGGTTCAGAATCCGAATCATCAGATTCGACCTGCATACGTGAGTTAATAATATATCCGGATACCGAATTGCGACGATGACCTACGATTTTTCGTTGTTCTCGAGGTCGCGTCTATCTTCTTGTCAGCAAACTTGAAGAGAGTTTGAAAGAAAAATTTTCACAACGTACACTTCTCCTCAACCCATAGAGCTCTGGATTAGCCTTGATGTACTCGTCTTCCTCGACAGGAGCTTTGCGCTTGGAGGCTCGATTCGAGTCGGTAGAGCTGTCGCGGTCTTCCATCGCGTCTTCGTTCTGTGATGGGAGGCTCTCCTCCATATCGAAGTCTCCGTCATCAGACGCATTGTCTTCGCTTGATTGTTCACTCGCTGACATGTGTGTATTGTCGTGGACAATATTGGAATCGTTGTTCGCCTCGTCTGAGGATGCCGGTGATGGTTGATTGAGTGTGAGATCGGGGGCATCATGCGAGTCGCTATCGGTTGCATGATCTCCTGTATCAAACGACATGCTGATTCCATCAACCGGCGACAAATGTCCATTGGAGGGGCCCCCCAAAGTAGGGGTGGACATcatgttggtgatgatacaGGCTACCTACTGAGGACGCGACGATATTAGCTGATATTCCAGTCTGACGTGGGCGCTTGAGCAATTAACGGAATGACGCGACTCCGGCGACCCATAAACGACCTCTAGAACGTCTGAATATTGGGGAAACGATAGAGATGAAGTACTTGTCGCATCCCGTGTAAGTTATCGATGGTCGCTTGATGGAAACACCGAACTCGCAATTGAGAGAACCAGGTGCCTCGGGTGCAGCGTATCGGGTCACAGGAGGGTCCAGACGAACGTGGAGCATCGAATCCATCAACTTTCATCGAATTATTGCGTGCATAAGGCCCTTGAGGAAGCAATATCGTGATGGgcaaggccgaggccgaggcggGATCGACGATAGGCGACAGGCCAGCAAGCCAGAAGTGCGGTAGAGACAAGAAGGGGCAGGAAGGGTAAGGGAAACTCACAAGTCATTAAAGTATAACATGCAGACGAAAGCCAACATCTAGATACTATCGGCTGCCTGTCGGGAACTGTTTGGGGTATCGGGGGCCCGGTGACGTGGGTAGGGGACGGGAGAATCAATTTGGTGGAGAGGCAGGAACCTGAAGATTTGGATTGATTGCACGGGGGGTGAGAGGCTGAGAGCACCTGAGAGGTGGAGTGTACATCACGTGATCTTCAGCCACCAATCCACTGGCGAAAGCGAATGTTAGCAGTTAGGTACTTTATAGTCGATACCTAGGTGAGGTAGGTACTATGTTAGTAAGTAAACACAGTACAAGGCAGAGCTTTGGGTATCGTTACCTAATTATTTTTCTTGAACTTGTATCAACCTCAATATGTCTGCTTCTGACTGATCTTGCTTGAAGTTGCTCTATTTCTCGACGTCTATTTTTTTTCTGTTGCGTGTGTATTTAGTACCTACTCTGTAGTAACCAATGAAATGAACGTGACAGACTAGCGCCACTACCATGGATTCAACCAAGGGGCTGTATTGTCCTTACTGAGATTGATTGTAGTGAAAGTAACAATAAACCATTGCCTGAGTCCGAAGCGCGAGTCTAGGGTACTAGGTACTGACTACCTagtaccttaggtatctgtactccgtaggtaggtagagcctaggtaggtactcaGGTAGGTGCTGATAGTTAAATTGATGTTTCTGTTGGTTTTCTGTCTTAGTCTCCCAACTCGGTGCTGATTATCAAAACCAGGGGAGAAGTGGATGTGAATGAATTGAAGACAAATCGCATAACGGATTTTAGCTTTTCGCTCTACACATACCGACATAGGTTCCAAGATAGCATTACACCAATGCAATATGATTTGCCTTCAACGCAATGTATTTACTGGAAATACACAGTAGCGCACTAAGTTTGTGTTTCGGTCGATAATGCTTGTCATATGGTACAGAGCGGATTGGCCCATGTGTAGTGGTGAATTTGTTCCTTTGAACCTATAATACAGGGCGGTGTTGTAAGTAATAAGATATCTGGATAGACCACCATAAGCCACCGCGGCTTTAACTCTGATGTGATACAATCCAGTGTATAGGAAATGTTTGTTGGtacagagcagagcagagcagagtGGCGTGTAGTGTGAGTGAGTCAGCTCTGTCCGGTTTGGGTTCGTTTGTACGAAGAAACCCCCAAGGCACTGAATTGTTCATCTGATGGATTGACTGAAGAACCTAAGGTAAGAGAGTCATATTACCGGATGGTAAAAAGCACAAGAAGGGGGAATAAATCAGTAAGTTTGATACCCTGGAGAGACCTCCCTATTGTACCTAGGCACTGGGTACTAGGTACTATGTAGATATTCAAGGACACAATCAATTGTTTGACAGATAGAGAGGTCAGGGAAAACTGTTGACCTGCCCAGTACTTGATTAATGTATTTGGCGACTCAGTGAGACATCCATGGATAGGTAGGAATAGGCTGAATCAAGAGGCCCATGAGTTGCTGTAATAAGGTACTTGAGTCGTGAAGTTGACAATATGTTAAATGGATGGCTGCAGCAACAACGTCATGCAAGGTTACACTTCACATTTACTGTTAGACCTGTATGGTAGGTAGTTCTCGACACGCGAACCTCTTAATTTAGTAGGTCCACAGCCCCCCCGCCAAACCTATGACAGGGCCTGAAAATTGGATTACCACTCGCACAACCCAAAGCCTGACCTTGGAACTTCCTTTAACCTTGATTTCTCCCTCCGAATTTCTTTCTCACCCTGCATCCCGCTGAACAAAGAGCATCGGCGAGCGCCAGCGACTCACTGTATCTTGTGCGCTCGAGATCTCTTGGTCGTCGACCCCcgtctctcttttcttaCCCACGAAACAAATTTTACCCCACCAAAATCACTTTTGAAGCGACATCTGCTACATCACCACAACAATGTCGGACAAGCTCACCCGGTACGTCTATGCGATCGGCACGAAGCACATAAACAATGCAGAGgaataaaaataaaaagaagaagaagaggcgcTAACGCGAAATCAACAGTATCGCCATCGTCAATAGCGACAAGGTCCGTTATTAGCAtgatcatcagcatcacaTTGCCCCGCCAAACATTTTCTGACCCCTCCTTTTAGTGTCGCCCTCGAAAATGTCGTCAAGAGTGCAAAAAGTCTTGCCCCGTCGTTCGCAGCGGAAAACTCTGTATTGAGGTCCAGCCCGACTCTAAGCTCGCGTTCATATCCGAGTCCCTCTGCATCGGTTGCGGTATCTGCCCCAAGAAGTGCCCTTTCgatgccatcaccatcatcaacttgccCACCAATCTCGAAAGCCAGGTCACCCACCGATATGGACCCAACAGTTTCAAGCTGCACCGTCTGCCCATGCCCCGACCCGGCCAGGTTCTCGGTTTGGTCGGAACAAACGGTATTGGAAAGAGTACCGCTCTGAAGATTCTCAGCGGAAAGCTCAAGCCCAACTTGGGCCGACACGACAACCCTCCTGATTGGGAGGACGTTATCAAGCACTTTCGTGGTTCCGAGCTTCAGAGTATGTAGCTGCCTCAAGCCTGCGAGGAGCCGAGTTGTTACTGACTTACAGCCAGACTacttcaccaagcttctcgaagatGACCTCAAGGCAGTTGTCAAGCCTCAGTATGTCGACCAGATCCCCAGAGCGGTCAGGGGTCCCAACAAGACTGTCCGATTCCTTATCGAGAGTCGTGCCTCGCTTGGAAATACGGAGCAGGTTGCCAATGTTCTCGAGTTGAACCACATCATGGACCGAGACATCAACCACCTGTCTGGTGGTGAGCTTCAGCGTTTCGCTATTGGCACGGTTTCAGTACAGGCGGCGGATGTGTATATGTTTGACGAGCCAAGTTCATACCTTGATGTCAAGCAGCGTCTGAGTGCTGCCTCAATCATCCGCTCCCTCCTCCGGGACAACGGCTATATCATCGTTGTCGAGCACGATCTGTCTGTTTTGGATTACCTCTCCGACTATATCTGCGTTCTGTACGGAAAGCCCGCCGTTTATGGTGTCGTCACCCTCCCGCACTCCGTTCGTGAGGgtatcaacatcttccttgacGGTCACATTCCGACTGAGAACTTGCGATTCCGAGATGAGTCTCTGACCTTCCGTATTGCGGAGACTACCGATGATTTCGCTATCGACAAATCTCGTGCCTTTACCTATCCTAAGATGGAGAAGACCCTCggcagcttcaagctcaacatcgagGCTGGTGACTTCACTGATTCcgagatcatcgtcatgatgggcgagaACGGTACCGGAAAGACCACATTCTGCCGCCTCTTGGCTGGAGCCCTCAAGCCTGATAGTCAGAAAAGCGTTCCCGAGATGCGAATCAGCATGAAGCCTCAGACTATCACCCCCAAATTCGACGGCACTGTCCGCcaacttttcttcaagaagattaAGCAGTCTTTCCTGTCCCCCCAGTTTCAGACTGACGTCGTCAAGCCTCTCAAGCTCGACGATTTCATTGATCAAGAAGTGAAGAACCTTTCTGGTGGTGAATTGCAGCGTGTTGCCATCGTCCTTGCCCTGGGTATCCCTGCGGACATTTATCTGATCGATGAGCCGTCGGCCTATCTCGACTCTGAGCAGCGTATTATTGCCTCACGAGTCATCAAGCGTTTCATCATGCATTCCAAGAAGACTGCTTTCATCGTTGAGCAcgatttcatcatggccacgtACCTTGCTGACCGTGTCATTGTCTTCGACGGACAACCTGGTATCGACGCTCATGCCAACAAGCCAGAATCTCTCCTTACCGGCTGTAACaccttcttgaagaaccTCGACGTCACTTTCCGTCGTGATCCCACCAACTATCGCCCCCGTATTAACAAGAGCGGATCTCAGCTCGACCAAGAGCAGAAGATGAGTGGCAACTTCGTAAGTTCAAACGCTATAGTTGCACAAGATGATTATTCACTAACATGTTTTTGcagttcttcttggaggagacCCCTGACAAGAGCTAAAGGCGTCCATAATGAGGATTTCCCATCTGTCGATGGTGCATCTCACG
This region of Fusarium verticillioides 7600 chromosome 3, whole genome shotgun sequence genomic DNA includes:
- a CDS encoding translation initiation factor RLI1, whose amino-acid sequence is MSDKLTRIAIVNSDKCRPRKCRQECKKSCPVVRSGKLCIEVQPDSKLAFISESLCIGCGICPKKCPFDAITIINLPTNLESQVTHRYGPNSFKLHRLPMPRPGQVLGLVGTNGIGKSTALKILSGKLKPNLGRHDNPPDWEDVIKHFRGSELQNYFTKLLEDDLKAVVKPQYVDQIPRAVRGPNKTVRFLIESRASLGNTEQVANVLELNHIMDRDINHLSGGELQRFAIGTVSVQAADVYMFDEPSSYLDVKQRLSAASIIRSLLRDNGYIIVVEHDLSVLDYLSDYICVLYGKPAVYGVVTLPHSVREGINIFLDGHIPTENLRFRDESLTFRIAETTDDFAIDKSRAFTYPKMEKTLGSFKLNIEAGDFTDSEIIVMMGENGTGKTTFCRLLAGALKPDSQKSVPEMRISMKPQTITPKFDGTVRQLFFKKIKQSFLSPQFQTDVVKPLKLDDFIDQEVKNLSGGELQRVAIVLALGIPADIYLIDEPSAYLDSEQRIIASRVIKRFIMHSKKTAFIVEHDFIMATYLADRVIVFDGQPGIDAHANKPESLLTGCNTFLKNLDVTFRRDPTNYRPRINKSGSQLDQEQKMSGNFFFLEETPDKS